CGCCGGCCTCGCCGACCACGGTCAGGTCGGGCTCCGCGTCGATGATCGCGCGCAGCCCGCTGCGGATCAGCGGTTCGTCGTCCACTACGACCACCGAGATGTCCACACTCATCCTTTCGTCGTCACCGCCACCGGGAGGGTGACGGCCAGCCGCCAGCGGCTGCCGTCGAGGCCGGCCTCGACCGTCCCTCGCAGTACGGCGACCCTTTCACGGATCCCGGCCAGACCTCGGCCGCCGCGGGTGGACTCGACGTCCGAAGCGGCGGGAGTGGCGTCGACCGGGTTGGTCAGTTCGAGCAGCAGACCGGAGGAGTCGAGGCTGATCGACAGATCCACCTCGACGTCGCCGGCTGGGCGGCCGGCGTGGCGGATGGCGTTGGTGAGGCCTTCCTGGACAATCCGGTACGCCTCGCGGGAGACGGCGGCCGGCAGGGTCGACAGGTCGCCTGAGCGGTGCACCTCGACGGTGATTCCGCCTGCGCGGGTCGCCTCGACCAGGCGGGTGACGTCGCCGAGGGTCGCCTGGGGTGCGGTCGCGGATCCGGGGCGGCGGTCGTCGCGGAGGAGGCCGAGGACGTGGTCCAGGTCGGCGAGCGCGGCTCGGGCCGAGGTCTCCATCGCGGCGAGGGCGGTCTCGGCGAAGGCGGGGTCGGTGGCGAGGACCCGGCGGGCGGCGGCGGCCTGGATGGTGACGAGGCTGAGCGCGTGGCCGACGCTGTCGTGCAGCTCGCGGGCCAGGCGGTTGCGCTCGGCAAGGGTCGCCGTACGGCGTTCGAGCAGCTCGATCCGCTCGGCGGGGGTCGGGCCGAGGACACGCGGGGCGGAGTACGCCAGGAGAGCGCCGACGAGGGCCGAGAGCAACAACATCAGGACGATGCCGGTCAGGGCCGCGAGGGGCATCCAGAGATCGGTCCAGCGGCCGCTGACGTGGTAGTCGGTGCCTGGGACCAGTTCGTGGGCGCCGGGGCTTCGGAAAGGGGCTGCGAGCAACACCGCGCCGAAGCCGACGACCGCCGTACTGAGGATGCCGACGAAGCCGCCGGTGATCAGGTGCAGGCAGAACCAGAGCGTCGTACGGCGGCGTTGGGGCCACGTGCGGGACGGGCCCAGCGGGCGCTCGTCGAACTTGACGCCGAGGAGGGACTCGACGGCGATGCCTTCGACCTCGCGAACGGCGGGGAGGACGCCCAGGAGGACTGGGGGAGCGATGACCACGATCGTGACGACGATGACGGTGATGATCTGGGGGAGTTGGAGCTCTTGGATGAGGGAGACCAGGGCGCTGTCTACCAGGACGAACGCCAGTACCAGGGCAGCGCCCAGGAGGAGGTAGACCCAGCGCAGGTACGTCGACCCGCGGAACAGCAC
The Kribbella italica DNA segment above includes these coding regions:
- a CDS encoding histidine kinase, whose protein sequence is MANVLFRGSTYLRWVYLLLGAALVLAFVLVDSALVSLIQELQLPQIITVIVVTIVVIAPPVLLGVLPAVREVEGIAVESLLGVKFDERPLGPSRTWPQRRRTTLWFCLHLITGGFVGILSTAVVGFGAVLLAAPFRSPGAHELVPGTDYHVSGRWTDLWMPLAALTGIVLMLLLSALVGALLAYSAPRVLGPTPAERIELLERRTATLAERNRLARELHDSVGHALSLVTIQAAAARRVLATDPAFAETALAAMETSARAALADLDHVLGLLRDDRRPGSATAPQATLGDVTRLVEATRAGGITVEVHRSGDLSTLPAAVSREAYRIVQEGLTNAIRHAGRPAGDVEVDLSISLDSSGLLLELTNPVDATPAASDVESTRGGRGLAGIRERVAVLRGTVEAGLDGSRWRLAVTLPVAVTTKG